TCTGCGGAGAAAGAACTTTCCAGTGCGCAACAGAATCAGCCGGTTCCACCAATTCATATGCCTTGCAGTCAACAGTCTCCTGTGATGCATCAGAAACTGTGTGAACGTTTGCAAACTCAGATGTCTCTGGTAACTGGCCAGCCACCGCAGAACAATAACCAAATTCCTACTGTAACTCCTTTTCCTACCTCAGATCATGGTTAGTAGGACTATTAATGTAGGGCTTGCTATTTTACTCTGAGTTTTGTGCAGAATTGCCCTCATCTATGAAAccattgttttccttcaggatATCAAAATGTTACAGCATTTAATTATCGACTACCTACCTCCACAGCAGATCCGTCCCTACAGTGTGCAGCTAATCCCTTATCTACTCAATCAGTAAgtaaaagttttatttgaactattaataagcattttaaatgagcaataactatttatttatacatttatttgtgttttttttattgggCTTATGTAATTtgtttccttaagaaaaaaatgtacatatttcaACCTATACTGATGAACAGAATAAATAATGACAGGAAATactgctatttaaaatgttttatacataGACACCGATGAATGAAATTGGAGGCGTTACAAATGGCTGATTGTTTCTCTGTGGTGAATTCTGTAATAGACAGCAAGCATGAAAAGTGCAGGGAATTATTCATTACTGTTAATAATTATATACTCAGTCATGTGTATTAGGGTCACTAAACAATTCCTGATTAAAGAAATCATCTGATATGTACCTTTTCCCCACCAATGATCAACTTCCATATTTCTTCAGATACTATGTTGTATCTTAGAGCCATATTTTAAACGGCTTGTGTGTTTCAGggcataaaataaaactaatggAGAGTACCAACTGCCACCTTGGGAAATTGTATGTGCTTGCACCTTGAGACTGTAAGACTGTAGACTTATCTTCCATCTGCAGGCAGTCCATGTATAGTTAGTGCTAACCCTGACTCTTTAAAAATTTGTCaacttaaaatattgaaatgtaacagcattgtccttttttttttcttttttctttttcccgtTCTGGTTTGCTTTCAAGGCATGTGTActtaacaaagcaaaaaacaacagcaacaaaaatgctgctgaggtttttttcttcaataacaACTGAGAATGACTGTGCTTTATGTTATCTATAATATTTAAGGTAAAGATAATGTAAACCAGATTTACACATGAATTATTCAGAGTATGCTGGAAAATTTATGCAATTAAGGAGTTTGAGATgtagttatttttataaaatgcaaagaatgaCCAAGACTACAGTGAGTGAGacaagtttgttgttgttgttgtgttttaaacatttgaaaaaccTCCATGTTAATTTTCTGTTCAACATGGATCTTCTTCATGCAGGATGTTCCTGTAAATAGTGGCAATGAATACGTGGCACAGACAAGAGGAACTGTGGCTTTCCCTGTAGTTTCTAATTCTACTACTCCACAAACGCAGTCTGCCAGTGCTCTTCCTGGTGTGATGCCCTGTATAGCATCAGGTGCATCACGTAACTCTACGGTGCCTACATTCACCCCATCATCTGTTGGCAGAGAGATGACcccaagccatgagcagcagCATAAAGAAGCGGACTTGATAAGATGCATACAAGCTCACCTGTCCCTGTTACAATTGCATGAAATCACAAATGGCAGGACTGATCAGAAGCACTGTCATCATTGTCCAGCAACACAAAATGTCTCAATGAACAGGGAGGAGGACACTTTTGAAGAACTTAGTGAAGAAGACGACTTGAATGTACTTGATGTAGCCCCAGTGAGAGATACAAGTTGCCAGAGAAGTTTTGTAAGGAAAGATCTAAAACAGAGACAGGAAAGCCCGGAAAAAACAGCCCATAAGGTTAAGACAGTGAAATACCTCTTGGGAGAGCTCCGAGCACTGATAACAGATCAAGGTAAGACATGCTCGTTTTGCAGTAGAGTgattatgtaaaaataacagaaaaactgCATAAAATGAGCAAGCACTTCATTTTCAGGAAGGTGTGTGACATCTCGGATTGGTTTTCCACAACTTTAAGTCCTTCGTGTTTCACTGTGGAGAagaattaagttattttttgGAGTATTTTAACATCATTGTAACAGCTAGGATAAAGATAGCTCTCATTTCATATACAGTGTTTTCCCCTCAGAAAGAGAGCGGTGTATACAGATTGCAACAGCAATCCCACCAAGGTTAGTTAGATAGGATTTATCAAGATCCAAAAGTGTAGTTCTCGTAGTCAagctttaaagttttaaataaataaagataggTTGTCAGAATAAATCgggttttctttaaatgtagaTTAGATACTATTGCATCAATTTGATTGTCCCATTACAGGTTTTTCTATGTCTTTTTCCCTGCCTTCTGCAGATGATTCAGAGATGTTAAGGTTGATGAATGAAATTGAAGACTGCATATCATTGCTCCCAGCTGTAGTGGGAAGTACAAATGTACAAACCGAAATAGCACTAGCTTTACAGCCTCTCAGAAGTGAAAATGCGCAGCTGCGTAGGTTAGTAACTGTTTGGTGATTCTGTATTTACAGCAAAAACACCTAAAGTATTCTTAATTGGTCTGTTCTAAATTGCACGTTTTAGCATTGTTGTGTTCTAAGTGTTGTGGCCCTTTCATCTTTGTCTATATTATATGTTACCAAGTGTGTTGGTAAGGCTTTGTTTAATTAATGCGTAGCCACTGAAGCAAGATGTCAGTTAATACTGGTGTTTTATTAGCATCAGTTACATCAAGACTGGGACTTTGTCTAGATGGGATCAGTATATCATCTTGTCCGAAAACTACAGTATTAACATAATTAGTTTGCTCTTTATTCCTTTTGTAGTGTATTCTTAGATGTAGAAATAACTCTCATTTCAGGGGAGCTTTCAGTTACATAACCGGGTAACACTTCACTTCAGAGCAGAGGGAAATATGTTTACCAGACTTTGCAAAGGGTCTTTTGTGTTGAAGAAAGATTGGAatgcaagaaaaacacattaataaaaCTTTctcatatttctaaaatattgtgacattttattcttaccaaactaatttaaaatgcattgttttggGACTTATTTTGAACTTTCTAACTATGCACTTTTTCACGATTCACATTTAGGAGACTAAGAATATTAAACCAGCAACTCAGGGAAcgagagagaaatgagaagacATCTGGACAGAGCTGCAACTATGAATGTAAAGTACTAATAGATAGTGATGTTTATTAGGAGCATTTTTGTTAAGGCTTTGTTTAATGAGATACATATAATAAAGATacagatatataaataaaaaataacactaCATACTTTGGCCTTTAGTGACAACTGAACTAAGCGTTGAGGATCTAGTCACGCAACTGCATTTGTATGGCTTGTTGTGACTGCTTAGGTTCCAGGGACATGAAGGGTTCAGCTCCAGAACAGATTATTTTACCTTATGTCCTCTTACAATGAGAATGACAATTAGCTAAGAAGAAAGCTTGCAGTTTatctccctgccccccccccccaaaaaaaatttaTCTGTAACCAAAATTATGAGCATTTCATAAAAACAGTTCAGTGTATAAGTCCAAACTGTACCACACAAGACACTTAACTTCATATGTTTTACTTTTGGTAGTAGTTTCTTTGCAGTCCTTGAACATGATGCTCCAGACTCAATTGAAAGAATCATTGAAAGGCCTTGAGTCGCTGCAGGCTAAAAATGAAGAGCTACTTAAAGTAATAGaaaatcagaaggaagaaaataaacatcttaCAAAAGATATTcaagataaagaaaaggaattgcttgaaaacaaacagcaatatGATATTCATTCTACCAAGCTCAAGATTGGTAAGTGTTTTGAAATTGTTCTTCTTTTggtgttttaaaatttgaaaaatttttaaattcttcttggTATTTTAGAGGTGGAGGAGGCATTAGCAAATGTGAAGAGCCTTCAGTTTAACCTGGAAgcttctgagaaggaaaataagattttggGCATAACATTACGCCAGCGTGACGCAGAAGTTAACAGACTACGTGAGTTAACCAGGTACTGTTGGCTAAGTGTTATTTTGGCCTCTTgacctcacttttttttttctcggtACTTTAAGTTATTGTAATCTTTAGTGCTACACCAGTATCTTTGAGGTAGGCTAAAGCCTCTCTTGGTGCATACTGTTTGCTACCATAGTGCTACAACTGTATTAAAACAGAGTTGTCTTGTTCCATGATGTTAGTCAAAGTGCAATGCTACCTGAGGTAACTTGTGCAAAGTCTTAACTCTTGTAGCAGACTGCAAGTAAGGAGCTGGTTGGGTAGTGCATGGACCTGAAAATCTAGTGATACTTCCCTTGAAGCCATAGAATTAGGAAGTTAACTTTTGAACTGAATTAAGGAGggatttctctttccccttagaaaatcagaaatcaaaCTCTTATGAAAAGAACTGGCAGAAAGATCAGTCTTCAAGTCTCCCACAGCGAGCTCTTCTTGTGGGAATGAGCAGTCCCTCATCTAATTGTACATACACTTGAATTAGATTATGCTTAAGTTTTAATGAAGGGTGAGGGTGGGAACTCTTAGATCCCCTGAAGGAATGTTGAATTACTCaccaatttttttaaaaaaatgttactgtgaaTTTATTTCATCATCGTGTTCTATGAATCTGGTGACAAGCTGAGAGGctcacaaatgtttttaaacatccaGAGTGGTGTGTGCATAAAATTTGTGTGGACGTGATGTGCGGAGGAAGATAAACTGTCATCTGTCTTGTTTTTAGGTGATATTGATTGAAATGGTGGAGTGTTTTTAATCGTTATTTCTATCTTTAGTAGACATTCAGATACATTatgtttttctgtagctgttaaATACTGACCACCAGATGGTAGTATAATGATGTCTTATTATTGcatgtttatataaatatgctggataatatatatattaggattaagtattcattttttgatacagaaaacagaaaattagaaaatttgatttttttttttctttagaagcaaTAGAATAATTTGGAAGAACTTTCTCTGATATAGAAACGACTATCAAAATGCTTTATAATAGTTTCTTgacatctatttattttgtagtaCTCAAAGCAGGTAAATCAGGAATAATCTGAATAACTTCAGTGTGTTGTGCTAGGTGCATTTCTCTGAGGCGAAGAATGAAATTGAAGGAACTTGCAATTGGTTCACATCTATATTAGTATTTTATGTATGTAGAAAGAATTATGTATGTAGAAAGAATTGTAATTTTGCTGTCATCTGATaaatctgatttcatttttatataaaagtttttgaaaaatagttgCCGAAAATATAGTTAACCTGCTGCATTTATCTTATCTTAACAGAGCTTTGCAGGGCAGTATGGCCAAACTTCTGGCAGACCTCACAGCAGACAACATTAAACCCAGATCTGAAAAAGGTCTCTCAAAGTCCCTTTTGGAAGACTATGAGAAACAGATGCAGCCTGATCCATTTCCTGGGAGTACTTCAGTAATGACTTAccttaaaaaattagaaatggaTCATATTTTGACAGATACAGAACttcaattttcaaataaaaacagagaattgCAAATGCTAAATCTAGCCtatgaaaagtttgctgctgaagaaaataatataaaccaTACATTCTCAGAAGAAAGAGCATCGGCTTCCAGAATATTGCCAACCTTAGTGAAGCAAGATGCAGAAACAGGTAGTGATTCTGGGACTTTAGTAGATGAACAAAGCAAGTTGGATGAGACTGTTTACATTCCATTGACTAGCAGTGCCTCTAAAAAACAGGTCGTCTCTGGGAGAACTGATGGACTACACGATACTAGAGGGGCTTGTAAGATGTTAGACTTCAACTGTGAGCTGTCAAACTCTTTGCAGCAGAATAGATGTGAAATGTCAAAGGATCCAACTATTCTGGATAAATTAAGAGCGGGGTACAGCATGAAAAAGACTATGGAAAACACACTTGAAGTTACAGGGGATAAGGTGAAACCACGAGACAAAGTCCAAGTGAAGCCAAAAGGCGCTCCAAGTGGAGCTGCAAAAGACTGTACAGACAAACCAGGCCAAATTCAGCCACGTGTTCCAATGCCATTTCAGAAAGAGTTTCCTAAGAAACGAGGCAATGAAGTAACTGATactagttttatttcatttgatgaTATATCAGGGAAGTCTGAATGGAGTGCATCCTCTTTTTCAACATTTACTTCTCGAGATGAAGAGGACTTTAAGAATGGCTTAGCAGCATTGGATGCCAATATAGCTAGGTTACAAAGAACTCTGCAAAATACCATTATGAAACAAtgactcagaaaacaaaataggatGTGCTTGTTCAGATaattgagtgttttttttttttctgaggtgtATTAATAAGTATGGTACTGATAgtagtatttgtattttttgtatgaaTTGAGTTCCTAGCTGTTTAAATTATGAATTGAATTTGTTCCTCATTAAATTATGGTGCTGCTTCCCTTGAAGCGTATAACTTCAAATAACTGgcataaattcattttttttaaaattgatgaCTTAGGTTTATACCCTTTAACTGCAAAATCTAATTCTTAGCACAGTCTTTGATAACTAATAAATTAATGCACTGTTGgcagtattttttcctattaaatgaTAAAAGTACAcaattgttttctgtgctttcctaAAGTAGAAGGAACAGCATTAAGAGATGCATTTGAAGTCAACTGCAAATGTGataaaattaagagaaattttGATTTAATAGTAATTTGACATGTATAAAATAAGATGCCTAGTTATTTCCCTTGTTTTTAACTTTCCGTTTTCAGAAGTTAACTCCTTGTTCTGGTTTACAATGAAGGAGTGCAAAGTGTTATCATCAAAGAAATGGGTGggcaggatttctttttcagctgcACTGTTTTTGAGACAAGCCGGGTTTAGACCCATTATAATCCAGTAATAAAGTGGGAATTTAACCGATGAAAGTGGAGCTGctttgaacttaaaaaaaaaaaaaaaaaaaaaaaaaaaaaaaccttctgccTTGACTAGATAGTTCTCTTCAcgtattttttattattatttttaaaggtgaatTTAAGGGCAGAAGTCTTAAACTTTCCTTTATtgaattgttttcttccctgaagaTCAGTTGCAAGGTATCATAAACAGGCAAGAGGTTCCACAGGTAAATGCCAGGGAAGAGCTAACTACCgagcagctttgcagcagcaTTGGGGGGTTAAAACTAATGTGTCGggataaacaaataaatgcagacATCGTATGGGATTTGCAGTATATGGTAGATCCTGTAAAACACATGAAGTAGCCCTTTTTCACTCATCATTGGATAAGACTCAATTTTCACTTTTGAgaattgtatttgaaagaatAAGGGGAGAGTCCAAAACCTTCAgagttctgttttgctttacagTTCTGTTTAAGGTCATAGTTTTTACAGATgattgtttgttgctttttttatcTTGAATATAGTACCAGTGCATAAGCACAAAACACACTGGTGCTAAGAAACAGGAGCAGTAACAGGCTTCAGTTAAcataaaagagaagaattaGGCATTATTTAGAGCTGGCAAACCAGAACAGTTAGCAAAGCACTAGAATACACAGAATAGTTGTTGAGGTGTCAAATATCTACTGGGCATAAAT
This sequence is a window from Cygnus olor isolate bCygOlo1 chromosome 6, bCygOlo1.pri.v2, whole genome shotgun sequence. Protein-coding genes within it:
- the CCDC14 gene encoding coiled-coil domain-containing protein 14 isoform X1; this translates as MARVGAARPCKVRAGARAVPSRHGTGLGTLRESERAGGRAGGGVLLRALRGALLSGSPSPLWRCSVKMKARFCTRQVLSSGRHAGAAKVPSGRKRFGLRKECHPDVEAGHSLYSTDSDDQVDTIHNGLDRCVTLLKNILQNEATGRETNHKQTGKTTSVKFTSKPSLTKASTSNKKGLKKNITAAHIRKEIVQISNKKLASSTTPSAEKELSSAQQNQPVPPIHMPCSQQSPVMHQKLCERLQTQMSLVTGQPPQNNNQIPTVTPFPTSDHGYQNVTAFNYRLPTSTADPSLQCAANPLSTQSDVPVNSGNEYVAQTRGTVAFPVVSNSTTPQTQSASALPGVMPCIASGASRNSTVPTFTPSSVGREMTPSHEQQHKEADLIRCIQAHLSLLQLHEITNGRTDQKHCHHCPATQNVSMNREEDTFEELSEEDDLNVLDVAPVRDTSCQRSFVRKDLKQRQESPEKTAHKVKTVKYLLGELRALITDQDDSEMLRLMNEIEDCISLLPAVVGSTNVQTEIALALQPLRSENAQLRRRLRILNQQLRERERNEKTSGQSCNYELVSLQSLNMMLQTQLKESLKGLESLQAKNEELLKVIENQKEENKHLTKDIQDKEKELLENKQQYDIHSTKLKIEVEEALANVKSLQFNLEASEKENKILGITLRQRDAEVNRLRELTRALQGSMAKLLADLTADNIKPRSEKGLSKSLLEDYEKQMQPDPFPGSTSVMTYLKKLEMDHILTDTELQFSNKNRELQMLNLAYEKFAAEENNINHTFSEERASASRILPTLVKQDAETGSDSGTLVDEQSKLDETVYIPLTSSASKKQVVSGRTDGLHDTRGACKMLDFNCELSNSLQQNRCEMSKDPTILDKLRAGYSMKKTMENTLEVTGDKVKPRDKVQVKPKGAPSGAAKDCTDKPGQIQPRVPMPFQKEFPKKRGNEVTDTSFISFDDISGKSEWSASSFSTFTSRDEEDFKNGLAALDANIARLQRTLQNTIMKQ
- the CCDC14 gene encoding coiled-coil domain-containing protein 14 isoform X4 is translated as MARVGAARPCKVLSSGRHAGAAKVPSGRKRFGLRKECHPDVEAGHSLYSTDSDDQVDTIHNGLDRCVTLLKNILQNEATVQISNKKLASSTTPSAEKELSSAQQNQPVPPIHMPCSQQSPVMHQKLCERLQTQMSLVTGQPPQNNNQIPTVTPFPTSDHGYQNVTAFNYRLPTSTADPSLQCAANPLSTQSDVPVNSGNEYVAQTRGTVAFPVVSNSTTPQTQSASALPGVMPCIASGASRNSTVPTFTPSSVGREMTPSHEQQHKEADLIRCIQAHLSLLQLHEITNGRTDQKHCHHCPATQNVSMNREEDTFEELSEEDDLNVLDVAPVRDTSCQRSFVRKDLKQRQESPEKTAHKVKTVKYLLGELRALITDQDDSEMLRLMNEIEDCISLLPAVVGSTNVQTEIALALQPLRSENAQLRRRLRILNQQLRERERNEKTSGQSCNYELVSLQSLNMMLQTQLKESLKGLESLQAKNEELLKVIENQKEENKHLTKDIQDKEKELLENKQQYDIHSTKLKIEVEEALANVKSLQFNLEASEKENKILGITLRQRDAEVNRLRELTRALQGSMAKLLADLTADNIKPRSEKGLSKSLLEDYEKQMQPDPFPGSTSVMTYLKKLEMDHILTDTELQFSNKNRELQMLNLAYEKFAAEENNINHTFSEERASASRILPTLVKQDAETGSDSGTLVDEQSKLDETVYIPLTSSASKKQVVSGRTDGLHDTRGACKMLDFNCELSNSLQQNRCEMSKDPTILDKLRAGYSMKKTMENTLEVTGDKVKPRDKVQVKPKGAPSGAAKDCTDKPGQIQPRVPMPFQKEFPKKRGNEVTDTSFISFDDISGKSEWSASSFSTFTSRDEEDFKNGLAALDANIARLQRTLQNTIMKQ
- the CCDC14 gene encoding coiled-coil domain-containing protein 14 isoform X2, with the protein product MARVGAARPCKVLSSGRHAGAAKVPSGRKRFGLRKECHPDVEAGHSLYSTDSDDQVDTIHNGLDRCVTLLKNILQNEATGRETNHKQTGKTTSVKFTSKPSLTKASTSNKKGLKKNITAAHIRKEIVQISNKKLASSTTPSAEKELSSAQQNQPVPPIHMPCSQQSPVMHQKLCERLQTQMSLVTGQPPQNNNQIPTVTPFPTSDHGYQNVTAFNYRLPTSTADPSLQCAANPLSTQSDVPVNSGNEYVAQTRGTVAFPVVSNSTTPQTQSASALPGVMPCIASGASRNSTVPTFTPSSVGREMTPSHEQQHKEADLIRCIQAHLSLLQLHEITNGRTDQKHCHHCPATQNVSMNREEDTFEELSEEDDLNVLDVAPVRDTSCQRSFVRKDLKQRQESPEKTAHKVKTVKYLLGELRALITDQDDSEMLRLMNEIEDCISLLPAVVGSTNVQTEIALALQPLRSENAQLRRRLRILNQQLRERERNEKTSGQSCNYELVSLQSLNMMLQTQLKESLKGLESLQAKNEELLKVIENQKEENKHLTKDIQDKEKELLENKQQYDIHSTKLKIEVEEALANVKSLQFNLEASEKENKILGITLRQRDAEVNRLRELTRALQGSMAKLLADLTADNIKPRSEKGLSKSLLEDYEKQMQPDPFPGSTSVMTYLKKLEMDHILTDTELQFSNKNRELQMLNLAYEKFAAEENNINHTFSEERASASRILPTLVKQDAETGSDSGTLVDEQSKLDETVYIPLTSSASKKQVVSGRTDGLHDTRGACKMLDFNCELSNSLQQNRCEMSKDPTILDKLRAGYSMKKTMENTLEVTGDKVKPRDKVQVKPKGAPSGAAKDCTDKPGQIQPRVPMPFQKEFPKKRGNEVTDTSFISFDDISGKSEWSASSFSTFTSRDEEDFKNGLAALDANIARLQRTLQNTIMKQ
- the CCDC14 gene encoding coiled-coil domain-containing protein 14 isoform X3; the encoded protein is MARVGAARPCKVLSSGRHAGAAKVPSGRKRFGLRKECHPDVEAGHSLYSTDSDDQVDTIHNGLDRCVTLLKNILQNEATGRETNHKQTGKTTSVKFTSKPSLTKASTSNKKGLKKNITAAHIRKEIVQISNKKLASSTTPSAEKELSSAQQNQPVPPIHMPCSQQSPVMHQKLCERLQTQMSLVTGQPPQNNNQIPTVTPFPTSDHGYQNVTAFNYRLPTSTADPSLQCAANPLSTQSDVPVNSGNEYVAQTRGTVAFPVVSNSTTPQTQSASALPGVMPCIASGASRNSTVPTFTPSSVGREMTPSHEQQHKEADLIRCIQAHLSLLQLHEITNGRTDQKHCHHCPATQNVSMNREEDTFEELSEEDDLNVLDVAPVRDTSCQRSFVRKDLKQRQESPEKTAHKVKTVKYLLGELRALITDQDDSEMLRLMNEIEDCISLLPAVVGSTNVQTEIALALQPLRSENAQLRRRLRILNQQLRERERNEKTSGQSCNYEFSLQSLNMMLQTQLKESLKGLESLQAKNEELLKVIENQKEENKHLTKDIQDKEKELLENKQQYDIHSTKLKIEVEEALANVKSLQFNLEASEKENKILGITLRQRDAEVNRLRELTRALQGSMAKLLADLTADNIKPRSEKGLSKSLLEDYEKQMQPDPFPGSTSVMTYLKKLEMDHILTDTELQFSNKNRELQMLNLAYEKFAAEENNINHTFSEERASASRILPTLVKQDAETGSDSGTLVDEQSKLDETVYIPLTSSASKKQVVSGRTDGLHDTRGACKMLDFNCELSNSLQQNRCEMSKDPTILDKLRAGYSMKKTMENTLEVTGDKVKPRDKVQVKPKGAPSGAAKDCTDKPGQIQPRVPMPFQKEFPKKRGNEVTDTSFISFDDISGKSEWSASSFSTFTSRDEEDFKNGLAALDANIARLQRTLQNTIMKQ
- the CCDC14 gene encoding coiled-coil domain-containing protein 14 isoform X5, with the protein product MARVGAARPCKVLSSGRHAGAAKVPSGRKRFGLRKECHPDVEAGHSLYSTDSDDQVDTIHNGLDRCVTLLKNILQNEATVQISNKKLASSTTPSAEKELSSAQQNQPVPPIHMPCSQQSPVMHQKLCERLQTQMSLVTGQPPQNNNQIPTVTPFPTSDHGYQNVTAFNYRLPTSTADPSLQCAANPLSTQSDVPVNSGNEYVAQTRGTVAFPVVSNSTTPQTQSASALPGVMPCIASGASRNSTVPTFTPSSVGREMTPSHEQQHKEADLIRCIQAHLSLLQLHEITNGRTDQKHCHHCPATQNVSMNREEDTFEELSEEDDLNVLDVAPVRDTSCQRSFVRKDLKQRQESPEKTAHKVKTVKYLLGELRALITDQDDSEMLRLMNEIEDCISLLPAVVGSTNVQTEIALALQPLRSENAQLRRRLRILNQQLRERERNEKTSGQSCNYEFSLQSLNMMLQTQLKESLKGLESLQAKNEELLKVIENQKEENKHLTKDIQDKEKELLENKQQYDIHSTKLKIEVEEALANVKSLQFNLEASEKENKILGITLRQRDAEVNRLRELTRALQGSMAKLLADLTADNIKPRSEKGLSKSLLEDYEKQMQPDPFPGSTSVMTYLKKLEMDHILTDTELQFSNKNRELQMLNLAYEKFAAEENNINHTFSEERASASRILPTLVKQDAETGSDSGTLVDEQSKLDETVYIPLTSSASKKQVVSGRTDGLHDTRGACKMLDFNCELSNSLQQNRCEMSKDPTILDKLRAGYSMKKTMENTLEVTGDKVKPRDKVQVKPKGAPSGAAKDCTDKPGQIQPRVPMPFQKEFPKKRGNEVTDTSFISFDDISGKSEWSASSFSTFTSRDEEDFKNGLAALDANIARLQRTLQNTIMKQ